From Pirellulales bacterium, the proteins below share one genomic window:
- a CDS encoding MMPL family transporter, whose amino-acid sequence MMKKSFYDRYAFAIILVAIFFFPFAGLGARRALMTNRNDVKQWLPDTYEETQIYSRFEKYFPGEEFVLVSWEGCTLNDHRLPLLARKLLLPDGAKNDPKAQSLFDEVVTGPDILKQITGEPLNLDPQLALDRLKGSLIGHDGQQTCLLVTLSDAGKRNLRRSIDLIYATASQECAIPADDLRMGGPPVDNVAIDKAGESTLIRLAGMSAIIGLAVSWWSLKSWRLVAIVMATGVYTIFASMAVVWYSGIPMNAILLSMPSLVYVAAVSGAIHLSNYYRDTVAEEGLAGAPARAVHHAMLPLGLATVTTSIGLTSLFYSELVPIQLFGIFSAIGVVIGFVLLIFFLPAALTLFPIPEKRLETGELAPREPSAADRFWWNAGQWILNRNGRVALACLAVMAFCALGLPQIKTSVHMMRFFKGKAPILRDYAWLEKHLGELVPMEIVIRVNEEKSGLNFLESMRLVNRVQEQVNEIPDVGSSLSMATFAPPIPEKEPPVKGGGIGNVLLRRIDKDKIRNKNLMEHIDEFLASDYLRRDKDTNDLLFRISARVGALKDVDYAQFIDVLKGEVDPLIAQARDEAAKEMKIDPADVGLEVVYTGLVPIVYKAQNSLLDGLIVGFITDLIVIVIVMMIAVRSFSAGLLLVVTSIFPAVIVFGTMGWMGWLVDVGTVMTPAVALGVTVDDVVHYLLWYKRGIAQGLSRKEAVMLAYKGCARAMYQSWGVIGLGLSVFALSPFTPTQRFGLMMLTLLTAALPGNLLLLPALLASPLGRFFGKPPKPGTVPSDHPGVESYGGDVASQTPVEQPATVTPHAKDRAAANGNGSILKKDRAHHMP is encoded by the coding sequence GGCCCGCAAGCTGCTGCTTCCCGACGGCGCGAAGAACGACCCGAAGGCGCAGTCCCTGTTTGATGAGGTCGTCACCGGCCCCGATATCTTGAAGCAGATCACCGGCGAGCCGCTGAATCTCGACCCGCAGTTGGCGCTCGATCGACTCAAGGGGTCGCTGATCGGTCACGACGGACAGCAGACTTGCTTGCTCGTCACGTTGTCGGACGCGGGCAAGCGGAATCTGCGTCGCTCGATCGACTTGATCTACGCCACGGCAAGTCAGGAATGTGCGATCCCGGCCGACGACCTGCGCATGGGGGGTCCGCCGGTCGATAACGTGGCGATCGACAAGGCGGGCGAATCGACGCTGATCCGCCTGGCCGGCATGTCGGCCATCATCGGTCTGGCCGTCTCGTGGTGGTCGCTCAAGAGTTGGCGACTCGTCGCGATCGTAATGGCCACGGGAGTCTACACCATCTTCGCCAGCATGGCGGTGGTGTGGTACTCGGGCATTCCAATGAACGCCATTCTGCTGTCGATGCCATCGCTCGTGTACGTGGCGGCGGTATCGGGGGCGATTCACCTATCGAACTACTACCGCGACACCGTGGCCGAGGAAGGGCTCGCCGGCGCCCCCGCGCGAGCGGTGCATCACGCGATGCTTCCCTTGGGACTGGCCACCGTGACGACCTCGATCGGCCTCACGTCGCTTTTCTACAGCGAGTTGGTGCCGATTCAGTTGTTCGGCATCTTCTCGGCCATCGGCGTGGTGATCGGCTTCGTGCTGTTGATCTTCTTCCTGCCGGCCGCGTTGACCCTGTTCCCCATTCCCGAGAAGCGTCTCGAGACGGGGGAATTGGCCCCGCGCGAGCCTTCGGCAGCCGACCGCTTCTGGTGGAATGCCGGCCAGTGGATCCTGAATCGCAACGGTCGCGTGGCGCTGGCCTGCCTGGCGGTGATGGCTTTCTGTGCTCTGGGCCTGCCGCAGATCAAGACGTCGGTCCACATGATGCGGTTCTTCAAGGGGAAGGCTCCGATCCTGCGGGACTATGCCTGGTTGGAGAAGCATCTCGGCGAGTTGGTGCCGATGGAGATCGTGATCCGCGTCAACGAGGAGAAGTCGGGGTTGAATTTCCTCGAATCGATGCGGCTCGTGAACCGCGTGCAGGAGCAAGTCAACGAAATTCCCGACGTCGGCAGCTCGCTATCGATGGCGACGTTCGCTCCGCCGATTCCGGAAAAAGAACCTCCCGTCAAAGGGGGCGGCATCGGCAATGTTCTTTTGCGTCGTATCGACAAGGACAAGATTCGTAATAAGAACCTGATGGAGCATATCGACGAATTTCTAGCGTCGGACTACCTGCGCCGCGACAAGGATACGAACGACCTGCTCTTCCGCATCAGTGCCCGTGTCGGCGCGCTGAAGGACGTGGACTACGCCCAGTTCATCGATGTCTTGAAAGGTGAAGTCGATCCCCTCATTGCCCAGGCGCGTGACGAAGCCGCCAAGGAAATGAAGATCGATCCGGCGGACGTGGGCCTGGAAGTGGTCTACACGGGGCTCGTGCCGATCGTCTACAAGGCGCAGAACTCGCTGCTCGACGGTTTGATCGTCGGCTTTATCACCGACCTGATCGTGATCGTCATCGTCATGATGATCGCCGTGCGAAGCTTTTCGGCTGGCCTGTTGCTGGTGGTAACGAGCATCTTTCCCGCGGTGATCGTCTTTGGCACGATGGGCTGGATGGGCTGGCTCGTCGATGTCGGCACCGTGATGACGCCCGCCGTGGCGCTGGGCGTGACGGTCGACGACGTCGTTCATTACCTGCTCTGGTACAAGCGCGGCATCGCGCAGGGGCTGAGCCGCAAAGAGGCCGTGATGCTCGCCTACAAGGGGTGTGCACGAGCCATGTATCAAAGCTGGGGGGTGATCGGTCTGGGGCTGTCGGTATTCGCCTTGAGCCCCTTTACGCCGACACAACGCTTCGGCCTGATGATGCTGACGTTGCTCACCGCCGCCTTGCCGGGCAATCTGCTGTTGCTGCCGGCGCTGCTGGCCAGCCCGCTCGGACGCTTCTTCGGCAAGCCGCCAAAGCCGGGGACAGTACCCAGCGATCACCCTGGGGTGGAGTCGTACGGCGGGGACGTGGCTTCGCAGACCCCTGTAGAGCAGCCCGCCACCGTCACGCCGCACGCGAAGGATCGCGCCGCCGCCAATGGCAATGGTTCGATTCTCAAGAAGGATCGTGCCCACCACATGCCGTGA
- a CDS encoding glycerophosphodiester phosphodiesterase family protein — MKERLPHLVLVVAASVYGIAPLSSARTFAAEASSAPSRFFQPVQPPRPFQVMVHRGIAEAAPENTRPAIEMAIEDGLEWVEIDVRLTADGQHVLFHDDRLDGKTNGRGSVAEKTLAELQSLDAGSWFAPRYAGTRLLSLPEALALAKGRVNYYLDAKSFDPARLVNEIRSTGMEEQVVVYAALEQLRRVRKASDGKVATMCKWRPGNEVAALKAGIAPAIVEIDANEVTPEICRQFHEQRIQVQAKVLGPWDRVAVWSRMLDAGVDYLQTDRPGEILALHLARLYGEGPRPVLMTCHRGASRYAPENTLAAIERAIVLGADYVEIDVRTTSDGRQFLLHDSALDRTTSGQGAIRGTDSATVAQLDAGSWFGKPYAGQKVPTLDAVLEASGGKIGIYFDAKEITPEVLVTSLRAHDLVARTIVFQGPGYLNKVWQLEPGLRLLAPLVSKNSLEPMAKKLTPHAVDVGWKDLSAELIERCHTLGIKVYADAPDEATVADYLRAIDWKIDQIQTDQPLRLMRAMELRATATN, encoded by the coding sequence ATGAAAGAACGCCTACCGCATCTCGTGTTGGTCGTCGCGGCATCGGTTTATGGGATCGCCCCCCTGTCGTCGGCGCGAACCTTCGCTGCCGAGGCATCATCCGCGCCATCACGTTTCTTTCAACCAGTACAGCCGCCGCGTCCCTTCCAGGTGATGGTGCATCGCGGCATTGCCGAGGCAGCGCCGGAAAACACGCGCCCGGCGATCGAGATGGCCATCGAGGATGGCCTCGAATGGGTCGAGATCGACGTGCGGCTCACCGCCGATGGACAGCACGTGCTGTTTCACGACGACCGGCTCGATGGCAAGACGAATGGCCGGGGGAGCGTGGCCGAAAAAACGCTCGCCGAGTTGCAATCGCTCGATGCCGGTTCGTGGTTCGCGCCGCGCTATGCCGGCACGCGGCTGTTGTCTCTGCCCGAGGCGCTCGCCCTCGCCAAGGGACGCGTGAATTACTATCTCGACGCCAAGAGCTTTGATCCGGCGCGGCTGGTCAATGAGATCCGCAGTACGGGCATGGAAGAGCAGGTCGTCGTCTATGCCGCCTTAGAACAGCTTCGACGCGTGCGCAAAGCATCCGATGGCAAAGTCGCCACGATGTGCAAGTGGCGTCCTGGGAACGAGGTTGCCGCGCTCAAGGCGGGCATCGCGCCGGCGATCGTCGAGATCGATGCCAACGAGGTGACGCCGGAGATCTGCCGACAGTTTCACGAGCAGAGGATTCAGGTGCAGGCCAAGGTGCTTGGCCCGTGGGATCGAGTGGCGGTCTGGTCGCGCATGCTCGACGCTGGCGTCGATTATCTGCAAACCGATCGCCCGGGCGAGATTCTCGCCCTGCACCTCGCACGACTGTACGGCGAGGGTCCGCGGCCGGTGCTGATGACGTGCCATCGCGGGGCGTCGCGCTACGCGCCGGAGAACACGCTGGCGGCGATCGAGCGCGCCATCGTGCTGGGGGCGGATTACGTCGAGATCGACGTCCGCACGACGTCCGACGGCCGACAGTTCCTATTGCACGACAGCGCCCTCGACCGCACCACGAGTGGCCAAGGGGCCATTCGCGGCACCGACTCCGCCACCGTCGCGCAGCTCGACGCCGGCAGTTGGTTCGGCAAACCGTATGCGGGGCAAAAAGTGCCCACGCTCGACGCCGTCCTGGAAGCGAGCGGCGGCAAGATCGGCATCTATTTCGACGCCAAGGAGATTACCCCCGAGGTACTCGTGACGTCGCTGCGCGCCCACGATCTCGTCGCGCGGACGATCGTCTTTCAAGGGCCAGGTTACTTGAACAAGGTGTGGCAGCTCGAGCCAGGCCTGAGGTTGCTGGCTCCGCTCGTCTCGAAGAATTCGCTCGAGCCGATGGCCAAGAAGCTGACGCCGCACGCTGTCGACGTCGGCTGGAAGGATCTCTCCGCCGAGTTGATCGAGCGCTGTCACACGCTCGGCATCAAGGTCTACGCCGACGCCCCGGACGAGGCGACCGTGGCTGATTACCTGCGGGCGATCGACTGGAAGATCGACCAGATCCAGACGGATCAGCCCCTGCGCTTGATGCGGGCGATGGAGTTGCGAGCAACTGCGACCAATTGA
- a CDS encoding PDZ domain-containing protein, whose amino-acid sequence MKLRVSYLRCAWMVAALAICGGVAYSEETAPSSATDELSIVRSELRSVIQDARSKVFPALVNIQLVTTMYAGGKEIRSRSVGSGTIVDSAGHVLTNQHVTNRGRRFRCTLYDRREVPATLVGEDPLTDLAVLKLDLEALGTDASKLTVATIGDSSQIEIGDFVMAMGSPLALSRSVTLGIVSNTERVFAGGLIDDNSDAMELSPGQRTGLFTRWIQHDALIQPGNSGGPLVNLRGEIIGVNELGGNQIGFAIPSNLAKQVLEAIVSHGEVTRSWLGVALRPIDKTGYERGVLVNSIVTGSPAARGGLKPGDVLVELDGLAVTVRFAEEIPLLMQKIADRPVGTELAAKYLRDGSEHETRIVTAKLEKDLGQEEELRGWGMTAIEITALAALQRRLTTTDGVLITGVRGGGSAASARPPLGTADVLRAIDGKPVKNMSDLLAIYEELSKREPAPEKILIEFERRGDNYVTVLEPAEDKEQPEPPRSLPKAWLGVAVQPLLADLATLMNLKEPGFRVTQVYPGTTAATAGLQVGDVITQLNGRKVAPRRPEDAGLFQRELRALDIGEKAALTLLRQGEPLEIEVALEASRTLPDETRREHNGDFDLLVREITFFDRVEHRWDDDVRGVIVLSAEPAGWAGLAGVSAGDLIQKIGESPVTDVATFRQALDKTADQKPPRVVFEILRGVQTRFQFAEPEWDPLGKEETTSDK is encoded by the coding sequence ATGAAGCTACGAGTCTCCTACTTGCGATGCGCCTGGATGGTCGCCGCATTGGCCATCTGCGGTGGGGTCGCGTATTCCGAAGAGACCGCTCCCAGCTCGGCGACCGACGAGTTGTCGATCGTACGTTCCGAGCTGCGTAGCGTCATTCAGGACGCACGCAGCAAGGTCTTTCCGGCGCTGGTAAATATCCAGCTCGTGACGACGATGTACGCCGGCGGCAAGGAGATTCGCTCGCGCTCCGTCGGCAGCGGCACGATCGTCGATTCCGCGGGTCACGTGCTTACGAATCAGCACGTGACGAATCGCGGTCGCCGGTTTCGCTGCACGCTTTACGATCGCCGCGAAGTTCCGGCGACGCTGGTGGGAGAAGATCCCCTCACGGACTTGGCGGTGCTAAAGCTCGATCTCGAAGCGTTAGGCACCGACGCCTCGAAGTTGACCGTGGCCACGATCGGCGACTCGTCGCAGATCGAGATCGGGGACTTCGTGATGGCAATGGGGAGCCCGCTGGCATTGTCGCGTTCGGTCACGTTGGGCATCGTGTCGAACACCGAGCGGGTCTTCGCCGGTGGATTGATCGACGACAATAGCGATGCGATGGAGCTCAGCCCCGGTCAGCGCACCGGCCTGTTTACGCGCTGGATTCAGCACGACGCGTTGATTCAGCCCGGCAACTCGGGGGGCCCGCTGGTCAATCTCCGCGGCGAGATCATCGGCGTGAACGAGTTGGGGGGCAACCAGATCGGCTTTGCCATTCCGAGCAATCTGGCGAAGCAGGTACTCGAGGCGATCGTCTCCCATGGTGAAGTGACGCGCAGTTGGCTGGGGGTCGCCCTGCGCCCGATCGACAAGACCGGCTACGAGCGCGGCGTGCTCGTCAATTCGATCGTGACGGGCTCGCCGGCGGCGCGGGGGGGCCTCAAGCCGGGGGATGTCCTGGTCGAGCTCGACGGCCTGGCCGTCACGGTACGCTTCGCCGAGGAGATCCCGCTTTTGATGCAGAAGATCGCTGACCGACCCGTGGGGACGGAGTTGGCGGCGAAGTATCTGCGCGACGGCAGCGAGCATGAAACGCGCATCGTCACGGCCAAGCTTGAAAAAGATCTCGGTCAAGAAGAAGAGCTGCGAGGTTGGGGCATGACCGCGATCGAGATTACCGCGTTGGCAGCGTTGCAGCGCCGGCTTACCACGACCGATGGCGTGCTCATTACCGGCGTGCGCGGCGGTGGTAGCGCGGCCAGCGCACGCCCCCCGCTGGGAACGGCCGATGTGTTGCGGGCCATCGACGGCAAGCCCGTCAAGAACATGAGTGACTTGCTGGCCATCTACGAAGAGCTATCCAAACGCGAACCGGCGCCCGAGAAGATTCTGATCGAGTTCGAACGACGGGGGGACAACTACGTCACGGTGCTCGAGCCGGCGGAAGACAAGGAACAGCCGGAACCACCGCGTTCGCTGCCCAAGGCCTGGCTCGGCGTGGCGGTTCAACCATTGCTGGCGGACCTGGCCACGCTGATGAACTTGAAAGAGCCGGGATTCCGCGTCACGCAGGTCTATCCCGGCACGACCGCCGCCACGGCGGGCTTACAAGTAGGAGACGTCATCACGCAACTCAACGGCCGCAAGGTGGCGCCGCGGCGTCCCGAAGATGCCGGGTTGTTCCAGCGAGAGCTGCGCGCCCTCGACATCGGAGAAAAGGCCGCATTGACTCTGTTGCGCCAGGGCGAGCCGCTCGAGATCGAGGTGGCACTCGAGGCGAGCCGCACCCTGCCGGACGAAACGCGCCGCGAGCACAACGGCGATTTCGATCTGCTGGTCCGCGAAATTACATTCTTCGACCGGGTCGAGCATCGCTGGGACGACGACGTCCGGGGCGTCATTGTGTTGAGTGCCGAGCCGGCCGGTTGGGCCGGGCTGGCCGGGGTGTCTGCCGGCGATCTGATCCAGAAGATCGGCGAATCGCCGGTCACGGATGTGGCCACCTTCCGTCAGGCGCTTGACAAGACGGCCGATCAAAAGCCGCCGCGGGTGGTGTTCGAGATTCTGCGCGGCGTGCAGACGCGTTTTCAATTCGCGGAACCAGAATGGGATCCGCTCGGCAAGGAAGAAACCACGAGCGACAAGTAG